In Styela clava chromosome 10, kaStyClav1.hap1.2, whole genome shotgun sequence, the sequence TAGGAATATAAGAAGCTGCgaacaaaagttatgttctatCTAGAATATGTTTTGAATAACCTAGGCATAGGAGAATTTCTTGCGTTGCgaaaaattatcaaatcatTCACACACTCTATGAAAATTTTATGAGTTTCGTTGCAATTGCAGTTTTGAATTCATCTATTGTTTGGGAAATGTTCTGATACACATTTTCCCTCGAATGCCCccacatataaaaatttgaggTGTTCAAGTCCAATGACGCTCTCTAGCCAGTAAAGTACGTGATTTGATATGGAGGGGTTTGCCCTGTCTTCCTGGGACCACTAATCAACCAAATCGATCCCTCTATACTTGGTCGTTCAAATGATGCCCAGCACTTTCTCAGTGCCGTCAAATAATGTTCCATACTCGCGCTTTAATTTCGTCTTCAAACCACTATGGATCAGTTATGCAGTGTTTGGAAATTGCTTCCCATACTGCACACTGTACTGAGTGTAACGTTTTTTGTatgtaatcaaaatttttacaatCGACATACCCAGGCAGCAGAAAGTGCAATTAAGCAGAAAGCTGAGTGggtaattgaaaattttgatacaAGTCTGTCTCCTATGCATAAGagaaattttgaacaaattctagagagaacataacacaaacagaagttcaagtgaaaaaaaaaatcaaataattcattCCATCATCACGGAAGTAACTAGAAAATTCATGGGTTCCTTTTTTATGGGATTTATCCTGTATATAAAGTCCACATATTTGACCATCACTTTCTTGTTTTAAAAAGAGTAAAACAGTAAGTTGAATAATCTCAACATGCCtcaataaaaatggaaataaatatCATAACCTACCGACTGCTTGGCGCTTCAATGATATTTCATCGGTGCTGATTTCGTGAATAAATACCTCGTCGCCCGATCTCACATTTGGAACGCTGGGCTCGGCAACAATGACTTTTGCATGAATGGGCCTATTTGATTCCTGCTTTGCTCGATATTCGAACTGCCAAAAAATATGCAGATAAATCATTCTTAAATTTGTTATCATGCTATTTATTATAATCTTATGGATCAATTTGTTAAAAACCTACCACTTCTTCCCAGGTGATAACTCCTTTTCTCGACGCCTTCATGGCAAGATATACTGCATTGAAATTGAGTTCAAAAATAGACCAGGATATTAAATCGATTGAAAACGTTTACTATGGTATAAAAAGTCTGCCAAATACGTTTAGCTATACGAACGGATATcgaaactgaataaaaaaaaacgattccaCTCTGGTATGCTATCTCTACGTCTTAAAACTACTCTGGTACGTGATATCACTTGCTTAACGTGATCTccatcgcataccaaagtggaACCAATTGGGGTATAAGTTTAATCTGGTTCCATTTCATTCGAACCCAtaatttgaacccatgacatttgcacctgcatgctattgcacctatgaaaatttgcacctacggatatttgaacccataccaaTTACCAACCCTAACCCATGAATTTAAGCACCCACATATAGCttaaacccgcggatatacgggtgcaaatgtatgggttcaaatgtgctgtcaccgcTTAATCTCATCaagacattctcatagaattcagttACTAACTCTAACACTGTCATGGTTGGTTTGGGCCTAGGTTAATACTGATATCACTGAGATCCCACACGCTGAGATCGAATACCAGAGTGACACAAGAAACTTTTATAGTTGTCTATCTTGCACTGATACACATACATATTAATACAATATCAGTTCATTTTAGGATTTTATCGCTTTCCTTGATTGGCCACACACTGGGTACGCGGTGATGTGAGAATTAGtcggttttcttcatttttacaCGTGTGGTAGTAAAAATAAGTTAGTTCTCTCAAAAGCTTGCGTGATTCAAAATCTAGTGTAACTGCTGTGACTCATTGAACTATCGTGTCACTATTGTGTGCAGCCCATTTACATTGCCATGCAATGTAGTTGTCTAAAAAGTAAGCATAATTCCCCTCAAGTAggcaatttttaaaatgaagtcATCACTAGCGTATTGTGTGATGTTACATGAATGGCTTTCTGTGCGGTGGGAATTTTTTCATAGTATCACATATCTAGCAAACCTGATGTTGAACCAAAAGCGAAATCACGCATTATTCTAAACTTAAATAACTGCTGTATTAATGCAAAAATACCGAAGATGATCtgcaaataataatattgcaTTACAAATCGTAtttgcatttattatatattacatCCTATTTacgaataaattttttgataacaTAAAATATCACATAATGACTGGCTACAAAGAAAGCTAAAGGATGATACTTTGTTGTGTTGGCCTCTGCtgagttttaaatatttaaccCTACCAATATTGTTCTATCCATCTAATAATTCCACGCTATAACCTCAAAATATGCATGAATGTGGCAAAAGCAAGAATGATTTTTGTTACCGTAAAACATTAGCAATAATCAGAAACAATCTATAAAAATACGCTATATTGAATTTCATTTGCGAACGGATTATACAAGCAGAAACTGAAAATTTGTGGCCCATATTCCTGACAAACCATCCTGCCAATAATATTCCTACTTATACGACAGTGTGAATTATCCAAAACTTATGATAATACATTTCTCTGAGCATATGTCTCGAAAGTTATAACAAAGACGGAACTCCCACACGACAAGTAGTCTATTCTGCGACGCATCATATCTCGTCGCACGTCTGAATTCCCGATGTTAACCGGAACTGAGTTAGCTGGTGGTTTCTATGTGCTCACAAGACGCTTATAAATAGACTGAAAGGTTCGTACTGACTGAATCAATGCTTCAATGGCTTCATCTTGCTACGGTTGGTTGCGctgttcaaatatttctgtgtaACTAAGGGTATCCATTATTTTATAGCTGACTAGATGTCATGTTACGAACGCATTATCAATTGTATAAtgatttgtatgaaaatttattattggTTTTCTGTCGCTCTGCCTGCTGTGGTGTGTGTCTCAAGttacatttcaaaatcaaatatatatatcatgacgGATAAATCATTATTAACATATTATCTTAATTTGATATTACATTCGTTGCCCTTTCGTCTGCTACAATTTGAGAACATAGTTCTTTTGTATCAAAATTGGATACGTATTGCTCATTATCCACTTAGGTTGAACTGGTTAAAACATTGTGGATTGTTCCAATGAGTTTCCGGATTTTAATGTAAATCTTCGTCATCTATATCAAATTCATAATCAGTATTATATAGTTCAATATGGGTTAAAAATATACAGactataatatattttgttcagttatatacttatattaatatatatatagaaactACAATATAGTTAAATTTACATGTAGAAAATAGAAGACTTCATTTCCGGAATAAATACATATTGTTGTACCTGTAGTAAGCTCTATACGAGAATATGAAAAATCGACCATATATCATTTCGATACTTAAATAATAATTCctattgaatattaattttagtGAAAAAGttccagaaaatattttaaataaaacattgcAATTGCTATTCAATCTCTAACGTAGAACATAAAAAAAGAATAATTGCCATTCCACAAATTAAAAAGTAACCACATCTGTATTTGGTACATCTTAATTTGCGTATTTACTTGTTTCGACGTCATTATTTAAGGATTCAAGAAGTGCCTGGCAAATCATCGTCTGGCAAATCATCGGAGTTTCCAATTTTTTACCAAGCTTTTAGGATTCCTCATAGTTATTGTACTTATGATCACTTCAACTTTTTCATCACAATGTCTAAAAGACAGTTCTAGAAAACACAAGAAAATAATGCCAAAATGGTTGTAAAAGAAAAGGGAGATGCTTAtgaattttctttgaaaaattccAGATCAAGCAATGTTCAAACCTGCTTAAGCTCATGttcttttcatttatattttttttttcatatttagttgAAGTGACGTTTACTAAATATCGGATTTGTTAATTTTGCCCCGGATGAACAAAATCCGCCAAGGCAAATTTAATGTTTCATAATGTACAgctattgtaaataaaaatattatcccaATGCTTTTTTGCTGATGGCACTGTAAAAAATTCAAAGTACATATAGAAAACAATGGTTACTTCTACAGCGTGGAAATTACTGCATCAACAGTCAGTATAGTGATAGAGCAAGTGTTCCCTTTTTAGTTTAGAAGCGAGAAAAATGAATCTATGTAAGTTTTTGACAATGTTTATATTGTGTATTGattataatatttcatattttactaaaaataaatgTGGAATTTTCATGCAAAATCACTTGGAATTTTTTCCATATTCATTGACTGACCAAATTTCTATTTGAATATCTATGGTAAATTCAACAATGAATCAATGTAAGTTTTTGACAATGTTTGTATTGTGTATTGAttataatatttgatattttactaAATATAAATGTGGAATTTTCAAGCAAAATCAGTtggaattttttatatattcattgactgatcaaatttatatttgaatatctaTGGTAAATTcaacaatttcattttaaatctaTTGAAGTACGAGCGATTTAGTCTTACAATTCCTAATTTAGAATGTCATTGCGACATATAGTTGTTTGCAAAAAGAGCAAGAAACGCGTCAAGAAACGCGTGACACGTTTTCTTTTATCAATTGTTTTGAATTATATGTAATATTGAGAACGAAAAAAACATAGAATTTCGTCACTCCAATTGATATGTTTTGTGTATCGCACTCATTATTCTTGGGATGTAATAACAAATATGAAGTGaattaattaaattgaattaaatagatAACTGAAATctcaaacaaatatatatttatatgatcCAGTCAGGTTTCAGTTGTATCGTGAAAGTCACTCACAATTAAGCCTAGAGGTACAACATGCATCTGAAGCACGTTCGCTTCTCACTGAATATGACATACTGCTTTATGACAGATACATACAAAACAATGTTACCTTTTTGCGGTTATAATCCGGTTAAATTGGCAGATGAAGCCTGTACTGTGCATGTATACTGTGAACGATCACTATGTTGGAAGTTTTTGGATATACATTGCTGGTCattctgataaattttacaaaaaactgTGCGTCATGTGGAGATACACAGTGTATCAATATCAATTGGACGAAGGTAATagctatatataaaaataaaataaaaagatagaTATTTGTACTTGAAGCCATTTTTGCACTGATATAGATTCAAATAGGAGTAAGTTAATTTTAGATGCAGAGTTCTCATGCTTTCGATCATAAACtttgattatatttattcagattcATGAGACGCAACCATGGTACGATGTTATAGATGTTCCAACTCCTGAAAAGACCGTAGGTTGCTGGGACTTCGTTAACTTCACATTTACTGAAGGCGGCAGCTCTTTAAAATTTACCACGAAGGAAATTAAATCCGGGTGAGTAGTTGGTTATACAGAAGAAAAAAGTCGATTATGGCATTTTCTGAAGATAGAAAATTAACTTTTATCATGAAATTATCCTTTTATCGTTCTATGTATATAAGATTTATTGATATCACATCTTAATAAAGCCAGTTGAAACAGCTCCAAAGATGAGCTACaaaagataaatatttaaagcTTTACCAGCACTTATTTGAGCCACAACCCTCTGTATCTGACAGTAGACAAAAGAagaacctcctgaagtatgcgcaccaagatggcgcacatcctgaactcaggttgagtaccaggttagggttcaggttatgcgacatcttggtgcgcatacttcaggagcacccaaaaGAAATATATGACGTTAGTCTTCAAACTTCCATCGTATTTGTTGAACAATAATAAGCTTCTCGATATTTTAAGCGAAGAGCATGATCTTCACCTCCAGAGAAAAgaaaatgattgcaattaccATATACAAAACAGTGATAGtaagttaaaatattttgatgagtACAACGTCaacggaattgatttttttgaaaaattgtagaaccgtgaaaaaataaaaaatttcattatttaaattattttattgtattttaatgcAGAAATCACTACACTTCACGCTTGCCTATAATCATATAATATTGCTCATACTGGATATGCATGTATGCATCATATATTTTCTCAGGCTGCATcttgaaatttaatattatttctgCAGAAAGGCAGTTTAAACAGATTTATCAAGAATTCAATCAGGTACAATCGGTTTCAACATCAATTCAAGGTTGGTAGATGTTATATACTCTTTGCGTCACCATCGGAGAATAGTTGTAAAACCTGCAATCAAGACTCAATCAGAGTACttacaaacaaaaacaacaaaattgaatttgtgaaaaactttgaaacaatttaaaacagaattttcaaaattttggaatGCAAGCGATGGAACTAGTGGTGCAGAAACCCATTTGcgtttgttattggacacgaaatgtacatatagatcgttttgttgtgatgttgttgttagaattatttttcattttattattgttattttcagatATTAACGTAGAAGCGCAACAAAATTTGGAAGCGGGATTTTCGTTCATCACTGACTACcaaaattactttattataATTAATTGTCTTGAAAAAGGTAAATTATGCATACAAATTTTAGTAAATATTGCTAACCCTAAGTCTGCAAtgccaaattttaaaaaagtttaataaatactattaatgtatttttcttttgttaATTGTGCTGTACTAATTAATGGTGGATCTCATTGTTGCAAAtatattcgaatttttttttaataatttctctAGATACTTCGCCAATAAAAATTAACTCATCGTGCATTTATTTTAAAGATTGGACAGCCTTTGTGAAAGCAAGAACTCGTCAAATCACTGCACTCCAGCTTCAAATGATCTCAGATGCTTTGGTCAATCGTGGTTTTTACTCCCCAATCATgacattgaaaaatttatgtgtTGATACAAAGGACCAATCAGATTTGGTTATTGTTTAAAGAATTAGAATTTGCATTCAGAAATTTTCATTCGTGAAAGTTAAATTTATTACtttacttttaaaatgatattcagctgcattttttgaaacaaatatatttgcCTGATTTATTggcataaatattttattgaattaattaTCGAAAAATCGGTTTTGGGTTTGAACTTTCAACTTGATTAGTAATCGATATGTCGGTACATTATCATTTATACACCAGTCAATTTGATCGAACTTCCATCGTAGAAGCCATGGTTGGAGATAACCTACTGCTTATTTATGCTGCAACGATGGTTTGAACACTCAAATAGAATTAATGCTGGCAGATAATTAAGTGCGGTCCCTTGCAAAATCTACTATTAGTCTGACCCTGAATTAGTCTCAATTTCACTAATTGCTAATGTTATTGATGTATAGAAAGATTTTGCTTCACGGATGCTTTATAAACTATTCCTTATATAACTATCTGTTCAGTGTGATATATGGGAAGTTTATAACATTGTTGTCCATGCCGATAGTGTTTCCCGGACTTTCCGGTTTCCTTTACCAAACACACAGCTCTGTTAACCCATGATGAGAACCTCTAAGGACGAAATACCAATAATCCAGTATTGTAACTTGGATAACACGAATTCTCACTAAAAACAATACTTTTTACTTGACATTCAAAAAACATATAGTGCTATGTAGTTTTAttagaaacatttttttataattttcagaaGTTCACATGAAAAAGTGTGATTTGACTAGCAAGTTATTGCTTTTACTTAAACTAAAATCTACATTTTTGTTTCCGTATAGTAATCATTTTCTTCTAACGTTTTACCTCCTTTCGTGTGATGCCGTTTCGCTTCTATTATCATTGCTCCGAAGAATATTGCGTTGGATACTGTGCACCCAAGTATCAAATACATAACATTGAAAGGATCTAGTTGAAATAAGAATCCTCCAAACGGCAGAAGTATCATGCTACCCAAGGCTTGTCCTGCTGAGAATATAAAAATGTAATGGCCAGACATATTGGTGTATTGTGAAGTCCACGAAACTCCAGCAGGGTAGATTGTTGCTTGAAAAAATCCGAATAGGAATGTTACAGCCCACGTGATGCCAGCCACCCACTCTCCAAATATACATACAATTATCATAGAAGCTATAGTTCCACACAAGTCTACAATAATTATAGTCTTTGGTTTGAATTTCGTCATCAGATATATTCCAACCAAACGTCCAGATCCAAATCCAAGCCAATAGAGAGAGTTTATCCACGTTCCGTTTGTAGGCTAGAAAAGAGaaataatgttttgtttttaaactaAATGTAACAAGATTTTAGCTAAAAGGCAGTAAAAAGTATACGGTTCAGACTGAAAAAGACCTGAAAAGGGTTATAtcttatttcaaaaatggtcaaaatattgaagtaaaaataaaacaccGTGTTACTTTTCATATTtctatacttttatttttaatcacatTGTGTCaagtcaataatatttttataaaataaggggtgtctcaaaagtaagtatacacttttaattttgatttacttttcaggtactcatcatagagtgtttatttcttcataaaaCTTAGTATGGATAAATGGTaaaattttggtattgtttgcatttttcatcaacccgtAGAATGACAAGAAGATTACCCCCAAGAAATGACGTGCAGGATTGTTGTTTGGCAAAAAGCATATAAATCGGTAAGGAAAACTCAGCGCCTCTTTAACGGAGAATTTAGAATTCATTCGGCTCTGAATGTTTTTCTCAGAGCGTCTTCCTGATATTTATGTATCAACTACAGATCCAGTATccataaatttacgatgaatTGCATGTATTGTTCGTCGTGTAGGGGccaaattaattccaaattctctgttaaacagtttgccttactgatttataggcttcttgtcaattttgcacctcatttcttgggttgTTCTCCTCGTCATTCTGTGGGATGATAAAGAATGCAAACaattcctaaattttactactcatccatactatgttttcttaagaaatgaacgctctataaTGAGTACCCAAAAGGTGAATCAAAATCAAAAGTGTATACTCACTTTTGAGACAacctttattttaataaaatactaaTTATCCTGAAATATTCCAACTTTTATATTTACCGTGAAGCATAGTTCCGAGCAAATTGAAACCGAATAGATATAGCTTTGATAAGCAGTCTCTCCAGCCACACAAAAAAAGTAGTAGATGCATACAAGAATAAATAGAACAAGAACTTTTGATACTCCTTCTTCTTCCCGATCTTCTGTTACTTCATCTTTAGTTTCCCTGAACCCGAttattgataaattaaattttcagttaataaaacataaagatatcaggaaaaatatttgaaattgtgtAACAAATTTGTTTTCTAAGTTAATTTCGATAAGTTAAATAAATTACAGCACTTGCATCCATATTTGCCTCATTTACACTTCTATGCGTATATGggcaaataaaatattatagtcTCGAGTGGATGTAATAAATTATGAATGCTTGAGGTACGTATTAATGACCACACAAAATTTTTAATCATAATCAAAAAATAAGTTATTTCTAAAAAGTCTTCATCTATCATTCGAGCTTGTAATCAAAGTTTGTATTCTCATTTAATGAAAGTAATTTAGAAATTCGGATACATATCGTTTTATTACCATCGAGTTATTTTTAAAAGCATCTACCTGACTCGATCTTCCACTTTCAACAATCCCAACACAACAAATATTATAGTAACAACCACAAGAACAACTCCACATATTAGATATGACCAAACAATTGGATTGACCCCGCTCGTTTCCGCATCTGTCGACTatccataaaaaaaattgtttggtaTCATTATAATAGCACGTCAATATAAGAcgaatgatatatatttgttatatttaattCGACTAATGAGATGGAAAAGttacaaaaaattgaactataAATCCAGCTTTTGTTAAAAagataaaatga encodes:
- the LOC120338099 gene encoding uncharacterized protein LOC120338099, with the translated sequence MLEVFGYTLLVILINFTKNCASCGDTQCININWTKIHETQPWYDVIDVPTPEKTVGCWDFVNFTFTEGGSSLKFTTKEIKSGEEHDLHLQRKENDCNYHIQNSDKRQFKQIYQEFNQVQSVSTSIQDINVEAQQNLEAGFSFITDYQNYFIIINCLEKDWTAFVKARTRQITALQLQMISDALVNRGFYSPIMTLKNLCVDTKDQSDLVIV
- the LOC120338262 gene encoding sodium-dependent glucose transporter 1-like → MAISLARIGSGLFISIHGPTLLSLADNVGEEVSTVSWLFAGRSAGVLAGGIATGFIMKRVNAVYSFGATCFLLALMVTATPWVVDLWLLVVVVLIGGITFGYLDAGMQALVLQIWGEEKSRPHIAAYHFTIAVGAFFAPLIAQPFLKEQDQQEICPEDSDNCKIVQTIANNSTVPNYGSTDAETSGVNPIVWSYLICGVVLVVVTIIFVVLGLLKVEDRVRETKDEVTEDREEEGVSKVLVLFILVCIYYFFCVAGETAYQSYIYSVSICSELCFTPTNGTWINSLYWLGFGSGRLVGIYLMTKFKPKTIIIVDLCGTIASMIIVCIFGEWVAGITWAVTFLFGFFQATIYPAGVSWTSQYTNMSGHYIFIFSAGQALGSMILLPFGGFLFQLDPFNVMYLILGCTVSNAIFFGAMIIEAKRHHTKGGKTLEENDYYTETKM